A single genomic interval of Methanocalculus natronophilus harbors:
- a CDS encoding MBL fold metallo-hydrolase has protein sequence MKITLLGTGDAIGTPKIGCSCDTCRRGVAEGRERLRTSLLIQSESKNLLIETSPDLRRQLLAAGSPHIDAGIWTHGHYDHFMGFGEFYRVQTPPPMYAAPEVLDYCGGIFSFLPSEKIPVEPLIPFSLFGLEITLFPVNHPDMPTYGVRIESDGYVLVYSSDTRRDIPDTSIPLMEGADLLLLDALVPEGMHVYKHMNYSEALGLAGILKAKEFRCVHMSHMIAWDHPHAATDMESFRS, from the coding sequence ATGAAGATAACCCTCCTCGGGACAGGGGATGCAATAGGCACGCCGAAGATCGGGTGCAGCTGCGATACCTGCAGAAGAGGAGTTGCTGAAGGAAGAGAGAGGCTCCGAACCTCTCTTTTAATCCAGTCTGAATCAAAGAACCTCTTAATTGAGACCTCTCCCGACCTGAGAAGGCAGCTGCTCGCAGCAGGATCGCCGCATATAGATGCCGGCATCTGGACACATGGCCATTATGATCACTTTATGGGCTTTGGGGAGTTCTATCGTGTCCAGACACCTCCCCCGATGTATGCGGCACCTGAAGTACTGGACTACTGCGGGGGGATCTTCTCCTTCCTCCCCTCAGAGAAGATCCCTGTTGAACCTCTCATCCCATTTTCTCTCTTTGGCCTTGAGATCACCCTCTTTCCGGTCAATCATCCGGATATGCCGACATATGGCGTCAGGATAGAATCAGACGGCTATGTGCTGGTCTACTCTTCCGATACCCGGCGTGACATACCCGACACAAGCATCCCCCTGATGGAAGGCGCGGATCTCCTCCTCCTTGATGCACTCGTCCCTGAAGGAATGCATGTCTACAAACATATGAACTACTCCGAGGCGCTTGGGCTTGCCGGGATTCTGAAGGCAAAAGAGTTCCGGTGCGTCCATATGAGCCATATGATCGCTTGGGATCACCCGCATGCCGCAACTGATATGGAGAGCTTCAGGAGCTGA
- a CDS encoding ATP-binding protein, with protein sequence MEMADHTTLRLMELLLTAEIVNHEVSLGISDLTPACRDAFEIGRKSADLKRPVHVSNSLARRSLGIDEAHTLLGSNPFVGYDDFGQRLSITALDAAARWFLDKGGRDLAVKNPVLAYYYEKAGADSIRYADAKKKNPPYEDSRAFLDQRIAALPTDSEEIKEAMALVTIYAPEEIEESFDSFVATAEQLEVIEKIKVALSHLDYLKKHQIYQIGRLLCVGPPGTGKTSFALSLARELHMPILEARLSMITSQYLGETSKNIERIFEIAKKLSPCILFIDEFDYVARTRDADDHGAMKRAVNTLLKNIDQISLVRSGVLFIGATNYPGILDEAAWRRFDEAVPFSLPDIPMREAILRSITRNIAIIPDLSLLASRTEGFTGADLRLMIKEAVMAALRDGRQEISEVDIEEGMLLVDRRNALRHAGWSQA encoded by the coding sequence ATGGAGATGGCAGATCACACCACACTCCGGCTCATGGAGCTCCTTCTCACCGCAGAGATCGTAAACCATGAGGTATCTCTTGGGATATCGGATCTAACACCAGCCTGTCGTGACGCTTTTGAGATCGGCAGAAAATCAGCCGATCTGAAACGGCCCGTACACGTGAGCAACAGTCTTGCCAGGCGTTCCCTTGGGATAGATGAGGCACATACACTTCTTGGTTCAAACCCCTTTGTCGGGTATGATGACTTCGGCCAGCGGCTCTCGATCACTGCACTTGATGCCGCGGCCCGCTGGTTTCTCGATAAAGGTGGACGGGATCTCGCGGTGAAAAACCCGGTTCTGGCCTATTACTATGAGAAAGCCGGAGCAGACAGCATCCGCTATGCTGATGCAAAAAAGAAGAATCCCCCGTATGAGGACAGCCGCGCATTCCTGGATCAACGGATCGCCGCCCTGCCGACAGACTCCGAAGAGATAAAAGAGGCGATGGCGCTTGTCACCATCTATGCTCCTGAGGAGATTGAAGAATCATTTGATTCGTTTGTTGCAACAGCTGAGCAGCTTGAAGTGATCGAGAAGATCAAAGTGGCACTCTCACACCTGGATTACCTGAAGAAACACCAGATCTATCAGATCGGACGTCTTCTATGTGTTGGTCCGCCCGGTACGGGGAAGACTTCGTTTGCTCTCTCTCTTGCACGGGAACTGCATATGCCGATCCTTGAGGCACGGCTCTCCATGATCACGTCCCAGTACCTGGGCGAGACTTCAAAGAATATCGAGAGGATCTTTGAGATTGCGAAGAAACTCTCCCCATGTATCCTCTTCATTGATGAATTCGATTATGTGGCACGGACGCGGGACGCCGATGATCACGGTGCGATGAAGAGGGCAGTAAACACGCTCCTGAAAAATATCGATCAGATCAGCCTGGTCAGATCAGGTGTCCTCTTCATCGGGGCGACCAATTATCCCGGCATCCTTGATGAGGCGGCGTGGCGGAGATTTGACGAAGCTGTTCCGTTCTCCCTGCCGGATATCCCGATGAGAGAAGCAATCCTCAGGAGTATCACGAGAAACATAGCGATCATACCTGACCTCTCTCTTCTTGCATCACGAACTGAAGGGTTCACAGGCGCGGATCTCAGGCTCATGATCAAGGAAGCGGTGATGGCTGCCCTCCGGGATGGGCGGCAGGAGATCAGCGAGGTGGATATCGAAGAAGGGATGCTGCTCGTTGATCGGCGAAATGCGCTCAGGCATGCCGGATGGTCACAGGCATGA
- the map gene encoding type II methionyl aminopeptidase, translated as MNDEILDTYREAGRLAHTILRKGASSIVPGATFSDITDSVCTMILEADAGIAFPPNLSINEAAAHDTAGPDDDRTLQHGDLVKLDIGLHLDGYIADTALTIDLGDHRLLVEASRAALNAAISLARPGTATGEIGAAVQEEITSRGFKPVANLTGHGLDRYSLHAGPSIPNTGSGGGVILREGMVIAIEPFASTGNGRVNEGSRTNIFSQIAVKPVRIPAGRKILEEIRNRRGLPFSKRWLRTDRADLALTALIRQGILRPYPVLQDAPGSFVSQAEDTIIIVEDGCIVTTR; from the coding sequence ATGAACGATGAGATACTGGATACGTACAGGGAAGCCGGCCGCCTCGCACACACCATCCTTCGGAAAGGAGCATCTTCAATCGTTCCCGGGGCCACATTCTCAGATATTACCGATTCGGTATGCACGATGATCCTGGAAGCAGATGCTGGTATCGCGTTTCCTCCAAACCTCTCCATCAACGAAGCAGCAGCACATGATACCGCGGGCCCAGACGATGACCGCACCCTTCAGCATGGTGATCTTGTCAAACTCGACATAGGGCTCCATCTTGACGGCTATATCGCGGATACGGCACTCACAATCGATCTCGGCGACCACAGGCTTCTGGTCGAGGCATCGCGCGCGGCTTTGAATGCCGCAATCTCTCTTGCCAGGCCAGGCACTGCAACCGGCGAGATCGGAGCTGCAGTCCAGGAAGAGATCACCTCGCGTGGCTTTAAACCGGTTGCCAACTTAACCGGTCATGGCCTGGATCGCTATTCACTCCATGCCGGCCCGAGTATTCCGAATACCGGATCAGGTGGCGGGGTGATCCTGCGGGAAGGCATGGTCATCGCAATTGAGCCTTTTGCCTCCACCGGCAACGGGCGGGTCAATGAAGGGAGCAGGACAAACATCTTCTCGCAGATTGCGGTCAAACCCGTTCGCATTCCTGCTGGACGAAAGATCCTTGAAGAGATCCGAAATCGACGCGGCCTCCCGTTTTCAAAGCGATGGCTCAGGACAGACCGGGCAGATCTCGCCCTTACCGCCTTAATCAGGCAGGGCATTCTCCGCCCCTACCCGGTCCTGCAGGATGCACCCGGGTCCTTTGTATCCCAGGCAGAAGATACGATCATCATTGTGGAAGATGGCTGTATTGTTACCACCCGCTGA